A segment of the Luteolibacter arcticus genome:
TGTTCGCCGTTGCCTTTTACGGCTAGCACCCGCTCGGCCTTGTCCGGCTCGCCATCGCGATCGCTGTCGGTGACGCGATAGACGCCTGCGGGCTCGGGACCTTCATTCACCGTGACCCAGAGCACACCCTGATGCCACAGCAAGCCATGGGCACCGGCGAGCGGAATGGAAGTCGGGGTGACGACGGTTTCCTGGTCCGGCTTGGTGGCGGGCGTGACGCGGTAAATCTTGCCGTATTGGTCGGCGCAGAGCAGGCGACCCGTGCCATCGACGGTCATGGCGACCCATGAGCCCTGGATGTTTGGCACCTGATAGAGGCGCTCGAGCTTGAAGCCGGGGAGGAGCTGATACTTGTCGCTGACATCGACCGGCATGGTGCCGCCGCCGGCATCAGGTTGGAGCACCATGCCCCACGGGCCATCGCCCATCTTGCCGACAGGGACGGCGGGCGTCCAATCGCGCGGCGAGAACCGCGGCTCCTGCCAGCCGCGCGGCGCTTCGAGGGCGGTCTGCCACTTTTCGTCAGAGACGATCCATGCCTTGCGACCACCCTTGAGCGTGGCGGTGAAGCGCAGGGCCATGCCAGCGCTGCCGTCCTGATTGCGGCCTTCCACGGCGATGACGTTGCGGCCGCCTTGGACGATGTGCTTCATGACGTCATGATTGGCGGGCGCACCCCACTCGCTGGTCCAGCCGAGGTCATTGCCATTGACCCAGACGCGCTGCCAGTTGTCGCAGGTGACGGCGAGCGAAGCGGAGATGATGTCGCGCGGCAGCGCGAACTCGCGGCGGAAGTAGACCTTCTGGTCGCTGGCGGGCTTGGCGTTCTGCCAGATCCACGAGATGGTCGGCTCGCCGGCTTGAGCGGCGGCGGTGGCCTTCGGAGGGACGGCCACGGGAGCCGGAGTGAAGGTGCGCAGGCGCAGGCCCTTGAACTCCGCTTTCATGGCAGGACCGGCGTGGACTTGCAGCGCGAGCACGCCTTTCAGGGATCGCTTCGCGGCATCGACGTCATGGATCTCCGCGACGGGCTTGTCGTTGATGTAATGCGTGGCGGTATCACCCTTCGCGACGATGCGGTAGGTGTTCCACTCCGCGAGATTGGTGGCGGGACGATCGAGCGAGCCGGTGACCTTCGGCTTGTCTGCGAGGTCGACCTTTTGGCCGCTTTCGCAGGCAATGCCGCGGCCCTTTTCCTCGTAAAGCATGCCGAGGTATTTCGGCTCCGGGTGGAGGTCCATCTGGTAGCCGCCGACGACCCACTGCTTGGGATCGAGCACGCGGCTGCGGTACTGCATGCCGGAGTTGTTGTTGCCGGTGACGCGGGCCTGATATTCCACCTCGAAATCGGCGACCTCGCCGCCTTTCCAGATCAAGAAGGAATTTGCGGCGAGCTTGCGGCCGGCGTCGTCGGTCTCGCCGACCAAAACGCCATTTTCAACGCGCCAGAGGCGCGGGTCTCCGGTCCAGCCGTCGAGGTCGCGGCCATTGAAGAGCGGTTTCCATTCCTGGCCGTGGAGCGGCAGCGCGATGAGGAACAGGGAAAGTGTTGATGCGAATCGTTGCATGGGTCGGGTGAAGACAGGAACGGAGATGGTTACGGGTTCTTTCCAGATGACGCACGATGGTCAGGAAATCCGAGCACGCGAGGTGCGCGACTGCCGGCTTCATTGATGATAAAGAGAACCGTGCGTGATGCGGGATCGTGATTCCACTGCGTCTCGCAAAGAGGGTAGAGCGCGTCCTTGCCAGCGATGCGGAAGCTGAGGTTCACGTTGTAAGGTTCGACCGCGGAGGCCGGTGGGTCGAGGATGACCTTCGCACGCGATTTCACGGCGAGCTTCTGTTTTCCGACGGTGCCGCCGACATCGTGGGCGGTCAGATTGAACCACAGCATCTGACCGGGCTTGAAGCGGTCCGCGGTGGCATCGATGACCTGCATGCGCACCGGCGCGGTCTTGTTCGCCGGATCCGGGCTGAGCATCAGGTAGATGTCACCGGTAGTTTCGGGCACGGCGGCGGAGGGCACCGTGGCAGGGATGGGCTGACCTTCCACCGGCAGCGCGGCGAGCATCCTCAACGTGAGCGCACCGCCGGGCAACTCGTAGACTTTCGACAGGTTCAGCCGTGGCAGCTCGACTTCTTGCGCGGCGGTGCCGTCGTGCAGGAAGAGCTTTTCCGGATCCGTATCCGCGGCACCCAGGAAGAGGACGCGGCAGGTGCGGGCGCCCTTCTTTTCCTGGGCGGTGAGGGCGAGCGGCAGCAGGCAGCAGAGGAAAACGAGAAATCGCATGGAATCAGTCTGTCAGATCTCCGAGGGGTTCAGCCAGCGGAAGCTCACCATTTCGAAGCGGCGGCCGAAGGTTTTGTTGATGGCGGACCTCGGCGGCGTGGCGAGTTCGGGGGCATCGGTGGGATCGATGTAGTCGCGGGTGCGGCGGACGGTGGCTTCGCAGACGGCGCGGCTGACGATGTTGCCCTTGTCATCCCGGGCATCGCCGTGGGCGCGGATGACGAAGGTATCGTCGCGGGCGGAAAGGATGGGCGCGAGCGGGCGGAGGATGTCGGCCTGGCGGGTCCAGCCGGGCAGGCCGTAGGCATTCCAGCCCTCGGCGGCGGCGGGGTGGCGGTAGCCGGCTTCCGCGACGCGTGGCGGATTGGCGGTGGCCTTGCCGGGCAAACCGATGGTGGCTTCCAAGGTGGCAAAGGGATTCGAGCCGCCTTTGGCGACTTCGTTGAGCGCGGCCTGCACGGCACCGGCGAGGGCGAGATTTCCGGAGGAAAGCTGGCGGTTCACGAACTCCGAGAGCGAGAGGAAGGGACCGCGCGCGCGGACCTGCTTCACAATCTCCTCCGCGAGCTGGTCGATGACCTCGTCATCGAGCACGCGGTAGCCAGCGAACTCAGTGGCCTCGGGGAAGCTGCCGGACGAGCCGGCCTTGCCTGCTTCCACATCGCCGGAAATCGAGAAGCGGCTGACCGCGTGATCGGTCTCGCCCGAGGCATCGACATTCCATGAGCTGCCGCTTTCCTGGATGTAGGGCACGCGCTGCTGGCGGGCATGGCCAAGCAGGGCACGCCAGGCGAGGACGGAGGTGGAGTTCACGTTGAACATGCCTTCCACTTCAAAGCGTGAGGCGATGGTGCGATACCCGTCGGATTTCTTGACGTGGTCGTCGTAGAGTTTGGTGGCATTGCCTTCCGCGGCAGAGGCGAAGCCAGCGTCCGCCGCGATCGGCAGGTAGGCGCGGTTGGCGAGTGGCGCGACGCCGGAAACGAAGTCGGTGTAGGTCGTCTGGAGGTTCTTGCCGCCGGTGCCGTAGTGGGTGGGATCCGGCGCGATCGAGGAGAAGAACCAGTCGTCGAAGAGCAAGTGATTCGCGCAGTAGCTGTCGTCGTGCTGAAGGTTCGAGGTGAGGTTGGCGTAGCTGGAGTTGATCACGGCATTCGCCGGCAGCAAGGGGCTGGCATCGCTGTTGCCGATCAGATTAAAGGCAAAAGGCGGGATGGGATTTTCATAGCGTATGTCCCAGTGCTGAAGCTCCCCGAGCGAGGCGAGCGGGCGCACCGGGATTTCCGCGATGACGCAGCGCGAGAGGCCGTCGGACTTGTTGAAGCCGGTCACGATGTAGCCGCGGCCGGTGGTGTCGCTGGCATTCGGGAGCTGGCTATCCATTCCGGAGTGCTTGATGAAGCTGTAGTCGAAGGGCGAGTTCACCGGGTGATTGGTGCCGCTGTAGTCGATGCCAATGGTGCTCTCCGCCAGGTCCTTGTCACCCATCGCGGTGTAGTTCACCAGCGGGCTGGATTGGACGAAGCCCTTGGCCGGCAAGTGGGTCTTGCTGGCCATGCGGGCGCCGAAGACGGTGGACATGAACGGCACCGGATTGGTGGCCGCTTGGGCGAGCGTGGCATCGCCCAGCTGATTGAGCGGCTTGTAGACGTCGTTGGCGATCAGCGGCGTGTAAACCATGCGATAGACGAGGTGCCGCACGCTTCCCGTCGACATGTCCAGGTAGATGCCGACACCCGGCTTGCCGTCGTCGTAGGTCGTGTCGAACTTGGCGTCCGCCTTGATCATGGTGGTGCCGGTGCCGATCACGGGTTGGTTGGAGGCGTTCTTCACGTCGAAGTAGTGGCCGCCTTTGCTGCGGTAGCCTGGCTGCAGCGTGGCAATGCTGCCGGCAGGGACGATCGTATCCGCGGAGGAACTTGAACCCGGGCTGAAGACCCGGGTCTCGCCGGGCTTGAGCGTGAAGGCCGCGGCAATCTGGTACTGCAAGTTGCCGGCGGTGGAGAGCGAAGGCTGGTTGTTCAGGCCACCTGCGGTCAGGCAGTTGAAAGTCGTGCTGCCGCTCACGTTGTAGCGGAGCGCCACTGGCAGCGGCTTGGGGACGAAAAATGAAAGGGAGGACGGGGAAGTGATCTCCACGCTGTAGGGATTCCACATCGTGATCACCGGGGTCACCAACAGGCGGGCGGTGTATTGGCCGGAGCCGCTGGCACCGGTCGCCACGGCATAGTGGGAGAAGACCCACTGCATGCGGCCGACCACCGGCAGCAGGCGGACCTTGTGGAGGAAGCTGAAGCCGTTGGCGGTATCGTCGATCCCGACCGAGTAGTTGTTGATGCGATTGCGGCCGGAGGAGTTGCTGCTGATCTTCTTGTAGAGGGTCGCGTAGTCGCGGAGATTTTCCCAACTGCTGACCGGGCCGTGACGGTAGATCGGCCATTCGCTGGCGCTGCCGCGGTAGGCGGACCAGGGGTAGAGCATCGAGCGGTCGGCGGTGGCGTTGCTGGCGGTCGGCTTGGTGGCGGCGCCGTCCTTTTCCGGGGTGAGGCGGAAGAAGGGGAGATTCGACGAGGGCAACTGGGTCCAGTTCTCCGTGGCCAGCGAGAGGTCCTTGCGCCAGCCGCCGGTGGCGGTGTTGGTGAGCAAGCCGACCGAGGTGGTGGAGAGGTCGTGGAAGAACTCCTGCGACGCCTTCAAGGTGCCCTTCTCCGCGATGAGATCGCCAAGCATCAGGCTGACCGTGCGATCGGCGGGCGTGGCGTCTTCGAGCAGATCCTCCATGCGGAATGGCTTGGGGTCGGCCACGGTGTGGCTCTTCGCGAGCACGGACCAGCGGGCTGCGGTGTCTTCGCTCGGTTGGTGGGGTTTGGGCAGGCGTGCCTTCTGGTTTTCGCCACCGATCCACCAGGCGAAGCCACCATTGCCTTGTGCGTCCGAGACTCGCTGGGGTTCCAGGTGAACCTGCAATTCCGCACGACCGGTGCCATCGCCGACGGTCTTGATGCCGACGAGCGGCACACTGCCGTTTCGCTCCTTGGTGTCGGGCAAGGTCTTGAGGTCGCCCGAGGTCAGCCAGGCGAGAAAGCGTGCCTCCTTTTTCGAGGCGTAGTTGCCGGGGGAAACCGGGCGGCCCTTGGTATCGTGATCGGTGCCTTCCCAGCTCTTCCAGACGCCGAGTACCGGCGGACGATCCGCGCCCAGGATATCCGCGCGTGCCGTGACGCGGGTGTCGGGTCCGGCCTGTTGCTGGAGCTCGCCGATCGCCATGACCAGGG
Coding sequences within it:
- a CDS encoding pilus assembly PilX family protein, with protein sequence MTASNPTFPARQRRPRGFALIISLSLMVLIMVLVTGLLGLSTISLRSGGRDVHAAQARANARMALVMAIGELQQQAGPDTRVTARADILGADRPPVLGVWKSWEGTDHDTKGRPVSPGNYASKKEARFLAWLTSGDLKTLPDTKERNGSVPLVGIKTVGDGTGRAELQVHLEPQRVSDAQGNGGFAWWIGGENQKARLPKPHQPSEDTAARWSVLAKSHTVADPKPFRMEDLLEDATPADRTVSLMLGDLIAEKGTLKASQEFFHDLSTTSVGLLTNTATGGWRKDLSLATENWTQLPSSNLPFFRLTPEKDGAATKPTASNATADRSMLYPWSAYRGSASEWPIYRHGPVSSWENLRDYATLYKKISSNSSGRNRINNYSVGIDDTANGFSFLHKVRLLPVVGRMQWVFSHYAVATGASGSGQYTARLLVTPVITMWNPYSVEITSPSSLSFFVPKPLPVALRYNVSGSTTFNCLTAGGLNNQPSLSTAGNLQYQIAAAFTLKPGETRVFSPGSSSSADTIVPAGSIATLQPGYRSKGGHYFDVKNASNQPVIGTGTTMIKADAKFDTTYDDGKPGVGIYLDMSTGSVRHLVYRMVYTPLIANDVYKPLNQLGDATLAQAATNPVPFMSTVFGARMASKTHLPAKGFVQSSPLVNYTAMGDKDLAESTIGIDYSGTNHPVNSPFDYSFIKHSGMDSQLPNASDTTGRGYIVTGFNKSDGLSRCVIAEIPVRPLASLGELQHWDIRYENPIPPFAFNLIGNSDASPLLPANAVINSSYANLTSNLQHDDSYCANHLLFDDWFFSSIAPDPTHYGTGGKNLQTTYTDFVSGVAPLANRAYLPIAADAGFASAAEGNATKLYDDHVKKSDGYRTIASRFEVEGMFNVNSTSVLAWRALLGHARQQRVPYIQESGSSWNVDASGETDHAVSRFSISGDVEAGKAGSSGSFPEATEFAGYRVLDDEVIDQLAEEIVKQVRARGPFLSLSEFVNRQLSSGNLALAGAVQAALNEVAKGGSNPFATLEATIGLPGKATANPPRVAEAGYRHPAAAEGWNAYGLPGWTRQADILRPLAPILSARDDTFVIRAHGDARDDKGNIVSRAVCEATVRRTRDYIDPTDAPELATPPRSAINKTFGRRFEMVSFRWLNPSEI